In Trichoderma atroviride chromosome 2, complete sequence, one DNA window encodes the following:
- a CDS encoding uncharacterized protein (EggNog:ENOG41~TransMembrane:3 (i196-212o232-249i550-572o)): MPEPGISQFTSVFRATDSYRVRRFRPAVSCTACQRRKSRCDRQHPCGACEKRSVGDACSYGSAPVSSAADNSRAAGGGNSRQDVQLKLSQLEQMVRGLAENRLAKGESAPLHDGLRSGGGCDGKEELETDYHGATSWTALVEGIRDIQDVLAADREPDYADGVEATEPEVVLGDVPPITIKGVVESLPSRQEADKLVMAYFRAKFLAVIFVHTHQFKRRYDAFWTDPNSADFLWISILFSILSIGTMVVNTKEADATSSSSSTSSSPLTVGPDSRCYMNKAAQCLVAGQYFKGRRFSVEALLMHAHSRNVQKLDSDSSLWSLYGLAVRLAQRQGYHRDAARVSSNRAMTPFEAEMRRRTWFVIQSTDLLFSFQNGMPPIITQDVCDVGHPTNLTDDDFDEDAESLPPPRPPTDPIPALACITKSMLCRVMRRVVRHVLAVTPAPYADTLSLDQELREWHASVPACLRNRTIRNTAFTDANYTIMHRLMLELMYLKSLCILHRPHLTLHKHDAEYDASRRVCRESALTILEIQAELDIETGPGGRMYKDRFMVSSLTLHHFLLAAMIMCLDLSESTDTSPQDRIKCRATLRTAYSIWSARRTTSVDALHASRVLGAILNRIDPPNILASTSASAQMTSTPSVPTISEEMMLQQPSALNGDDIQDYNVTDDMSFVDGAGDAMLSFEEMFDDTNMFDWGSFDQYIQSDSRSWRQFFSDTSL; encoded by the exons ATGCCCGAACCAGGCATCTCGCAATTCACCTCAGTTTTCCGCGCCACCGACTCGTACCGCGTGAGGCGCTTCCGCCCAGCCGTCTCCTGCACGGCCTGTCAGCGGCGCAAGTCGAGATGCGATCGCCAGCATCCATGCGGCGCCTGCGAGAAGCGGAGCGTGGGCGATGCCTGCTCTTACGGCTCGGCGCCTGTATCGTCAGCGGCTGATAACAGCAGGGCAGCCGGCGGCGGGAACAGTCGGCAGGATGTCCAGctcaagctcagccagctggagcagatggtGAGGGGGCTGGCCGAGAATCGCCTCGCAAAGGGGGAGTCAGCGCCGTTACATGATGGCCTGCGCTCTGGAGGAGGATGCGATGGTAAAGAGGAGTTGGAGACGGACTATCACGGGGCTACTTCGTGGACGGCGCTGGTTGAGGGCATTCGCGATATCCAGGACGTGCTGGCGGCGGATCGAGAGCCCGACTATGCTGATGGCGTGGAGGCGACGGAGCCCGAGGTTGTGCTGGGAGACGTGCCgcccatcaccatcaaggGCGTCGTGGAGAGTCTGCCGTCGAGACAGGAGGCCGACAAGCTCGTCATGGCGTATTTCAGAGCAAAGTTCCTCGCCGTCATCTTTGTCCATACGCACCAGTTCAAGCGTCGGTACGATGCCTTTTGGACGGATCCCAATTCGGCCGACTTTCTCTGGATCAGCATCCTGTTCTCCATCCTCAGCATCGGCACAATGGTTGTAAACACAAAAGAGGCAGACGCCACGTCTTCCAGTTCGTCGACATCGTCATCGCCCTTGACGGTAGGGCCCGACTCGCGCTGCTACATGAACAAGGCCGCCCAATGCCTCGTCGCAGGGCAGTACTTCAAGGGGCGGCGCTTCTCCGTCGAGGCGCTCCTCATGCACGCCCACTCGCGCAACGTCCAGAAGCTGGACTCGGACTCGTCGCTGTGGTCCCTGTACGGCCTCGCCGTGCGGCTGGCGCAGAGGCAAGGCTACCATCGCGACGCGGCCAGGGTGTCGAGCAACAGGGCCATGACGCCCTTTGAGGCGGAGATGCGGCGCAGGACGTGGTTCGTGATCCAGTCGACGGATCTGCTCTTTTCGTTCCAGAACGGCATGCCCCCCATCATCACCCAGGATGTCTGCGACGTGGGCCATCCCACGAATCTCACCGACGACGACTTCGACGAGGATGCCGAATCGCTGCCGCCTCCTCGTCCACCAACAGACCCCATCCCCGCCCTCGCATGCATCACAAAGTCAATGCTCTGTCGAGTTATGCGCCGTGTGGTGCGCCACGTCCTCGCCGTCACTCCAGCTCCCTATGCCGACACGCTGTCTCTCGACCAAGAGCTTCGAGAGTGGCATGCTTCCGTGCCAGCCTGCTTGCGCAATCGCACCATCCGCAACACGGCCTTTACAGATGCCAATTACACAATCATGCATCGACTCATGCTCGAACTCATGTACCTCAAGAGCCTGTGTATCCTCCACCGCCCACATCTCACACTACACAAGCACGACGCCGAGTATGACGCCTCGAGGCGGGTTTGCAGGGAGTCGGCGCTCACGATCCTGGAAATACAGGCAGAGCTTGATATTGAGACTGGGCCGGGAGGGAGAATGTACAAAGATAGGTTCATGGTTTCGAGCCTAACGCTGCATCATTTCTTGCTTGCGGCAATGATCATGTGTCTCGACCTAAGCGAGTCTACAGACACAAG CCCACAAGACAGAATCAAGTGCAGAGCCACTCTCCGCACCGCCTATTCCATCTGGTCCGCCCGCCGCACCACCTCAGTCGACGCCCTCCACGCCTCCAGAGTGCTCGGCGCTATTCTCAACCGCATCGATCCCCCAAATATCCTCGCCTCCACAAGCGCTTCCGCCCAAATGACCAGCACGCCAAGCGTTCCTACAATATCAGAGGAAATGATGCTGCAGCAACCGTCAGCTCTCAACGGCGACGACATCCAAGATTATAACGTCACAGACGACATGTCATTTGTagatggcgctggcgatgctATGCTCAGTTTTGAAGAAATGTTTGACGATACAAACATGTTTGATTGG GGTTCTTTCGACCAGTATATTCAGTCCGACTCCAGATCATGGAGACAATTCTTCTCCGACACCAGCTTATAG
- a CDS encoding uncharacterized protein (EggNog:ENOG41), with translation MSPKDQAGASTLPPAGEPTQSPPLALSSPQSANPLPTDIPGAMEKVAASLNGLSLGSNIPSLVVDGSNSSAAARSQAVFSRASGSDDSQKADSSSDLGTKPPSLDGKSITSGTTFALDEKESLRPDDSASVKAAAEDDDSFSIRGSLIAGSRMSSDLAARARGIQLGDMPDRRLAQPVAGGHGHGILTPQSTSSEQPAQSTLRSVSGSSDALNVIYRQAPDDKLLEALAAPRDRLFLLRLEKDVIDFVQDSKEPYMDLPPSNSFCRMLTHKLADYYHMTHSFEPHIGSVRIFRTPFCRVPPSLATMIPQTTVSTSSTPPPAVLPRKIMRRGQDEEGGSGSAGASKATSENGSDSKDKQPLISQKLTREEREEMYKLARQRIFGNSEETPSEADGEYGVSRASSVSANNRSTASKKAKPIKQRRDDTDGFDSRRQYAPYWGPQQQTWVSQPPNQFIPPANGQFNSQPVPSYPAQVATAYGQQPPGYPAVQGMAPSAPYPTPPQPYAPQPVQQRYPPNGSPMTAYGSPILPGAPPPNWQPGFSPAQYPPRGPTPSGPSAQGGIPYAFGQLPANINPHDPKSQHPIPGSYNRNHAFNPKTQSFVPGSNGMPPPMQPLQPPFTAPGSHHGSPQIGTPHLAYGGYPTAMPPHPYAAGGYNMARQGSNNSIAAYHTPPPLVAPPHVQHMPPAMQSLQQHIPQPQHIPQNQQVHVPGRANIPQGPNQMFSTSSSHLPAYGNPATLPQKPATGI, from the exons ATGTCGCCAAAGGACCAAGCAGGCGCCAGTACGCTGCCTCCTGCTGGCGAGCCCACCCAGTCTCCGCCGTTGGCTCTCTCGTCGCCCCAGTCAGCGAACCCATTACCGACTGATATTCCTGGGGCCATGGAGAAGGTGGCGGCATCGCTCAACGGCCTTAGTCTCGGGTCAAACATTCCCAGCTTGGTTGTTGATGGTAGCAACTCGTCTGCTGCCGCTCGATCTCAAGCCGTATTCAGCAGAGCGAGTGGATCTGATGATTCCCAGAAGGCTGATTCCAGCTCGGATTTGGGCACCAAGCCCCCTAGCCTGGATGGGAAAAGCATCACGTCTGGAACCACGTTTGCCCTCGACGAAAAAGAATCTCTCCGCCCGGATGACAGTGCCAGCGTCAAAGCTGCcgccgaggatgacgattCTTTCTCGATCCGGGGATCTCTGATTGCGGGCTCACGTATGAGTTCAGATCTTGCTGCCAGAGCTAGAGGCATACAGCTAGGAGATATGCCAGATCGGCGACTAGCGCAGCCAGTAGCTGGAGGTCACGGACATGGCATTCTGACTCCTCAGAGTACATCGTCAGAACAGCCAGCGCAGAGCACATTGAGAAGCGTGAGCGGGTCATCGGACGCCTTGAATGTTATTTACAGACAAGCTCCTGATGACAAACTCCTCGAAGCTTTGGCGGCTCCAAGAGATAGGCTTTTCCTCTTGCGATTGGAAAAAGATGTCATCGATTTCGTCCAGGACTCAAA GGAGCCATACATGGATCTTCCTCCGTCGAATTCGTTTTGTAGGATGTTGACCCATAAGCTAGCCGACTACTACCACATGACGCATTCTTTTGAGCCCCATATCGGCTCTGTTCGTATTTTCAGAACGCCCTTTTGTCGAGTGCCGCCTTCTCTGGCAACAATGATACCCCAAACGACTGTTTCAACTAGCAGCACTCCTCCGCCAGCAGTTTTGCCAAGGAAGATCATGCGTCGAGGCCAAGACGAGGAgggtggcagcggcagcgctggAGCTTCCAAGGCTACTTCGGAGAATGGAAGCGATTCTAAAGATAAGCAGCCGCTTATCAGTCAAAA GTTGACacgagaagagcgagaagagatgTACAAGCTCGCTAGACAGCGAATTTTCGGAAACTCTGAAGAGACACCGTCTG AAGCAGATGGTGAATATGGAGTGTCCCGAGCAAGCTCTGTTTCCGCCAACAATAGGTCTACTGCCAgtaaaaaagcaaagcctATTAAACAGCGGCGCGATGATACAGATGGCTTCGACTCGAGGCGCCAGTACGCGCCTTATTGGGGCCCTCAACAACAGACTTGGGTGTCTCAGCCACCTAACCAGTTCATCCCTCCTGCGAATGGACAGTTTAACTCGCAGCCCGTTCCAAGTTACCCTGCGCAGGTGGCCACTGCATACGGTCAGCAGCCTCCTGGGTACCCTGCGGTGCAAGGAATGGCACCAAGTGCGCCTTATCCGACTCCACCTCAG CCGTATGCGCCGCAGCCTGTGCAGCAACGGTACCCTCCAAACGGAAGCCCGATGACAGCATATGGTTCGCCAATATTACCTGGTGCTCCTCCACCAAACTGGCAACCTGGGTTCAGTCCCGCACAATATCCACCCCGAGGACCTACTCCGAGTGGCCCTTCTGCGCAGGGTGGAATTCCGTACGCATTTGGGCAGCTACCGGCAAATATAAACCCTCATGACCCCAAGAGCCAGCATCCAATCCCTGGAAGCTACAATCGGAACCACGCTTTCAATCCCAAGACGCAATCTTTTGTGCCAGGGTCGAACGGGATGCCACCGCCTATGCAGCCGCTCCAGCCGCCATTTACGGCACCGGGATCTCACCACGGCAGTCCCCAGATCGGGACTCCTCACCTGGCCTACGGCGGATACCCAACAGCGATGCCACCTCATCCATATGCTGCTGGTGGATATAACATGGCTCGACAAGGCTCGAACAATTCCATTGCTGCGTATCATACCCCACCTCCTCTTGTCGCTCCGCCTCATGTCCAGCACATGCCGCCGGCAATGCAAAGCCTGCAACAACATATACCACAACCCCAGCATATACCCCAGAATCAGCAGGTACATGTTCCGGGCCGAGCAAACATCCCTCAGGGACCGAATCAAATGtttagtactagtagtagtcATTTACCTGCTTACGGTAATCCAGCAACGCTGCCGCAGAAGCCAGCTACTGGAATTTAA
- a CDS encoding uncharacterized protein (BUSCO:EOG092D360D), with protein MASSDVRDVLNLPDGAAGGPRPSKKQKISAPRPNLKGLAREVHNLGGDNPIAIVPEVTQFKKRRFASRKPVARWELRPFQNSGRTDASLTLRHWRRVEEGKQPSSTVGGGEGQAGEDDVPGSKGEEEIEDSSYAKYNVQVSVPQYSDDQYHQVLENPDWTKEETDYLMGLVRDFDIRWPLIWDRYEWSPPATNGEADADGDESKAIVPATRSRSMEDLKARYYEVASRMMAVQKPVQYMTQPEFALHELMAHFNPQQEKLRKDFALNSFGRSREEAREEESLLLEIKRILARSDRFNEERRELYNRLDYPHAEQDINTFKSSTGLQTLLQNLMTADKSKKRKSIMGGEAPTTSGQPTPQQAAPETARRDSAAASTGPRDSAPAAAPAPGNKKAQQQQQQQQQQQQQAQQAQQQQSQPQERKKLTEQEEIIYGVTHHERLGSGPTFRTEKINKLFSHKSNQQQLRITNTLNELDVPAKLAMPTAATTHAFEQLLASVNSLLDARKVTDKIDAEIKLELAKKAEREKAAGLQEEAEKAEDADGDAKDDTAAADEPSKEEDNQGTTEGADPADEEKGDGEDAVPSDEAAAQPSVEQDDDDNDNAADNGKDEELESAAPKRSASVLSNTSDKAAKRQKK; from the coding sequence ATGGCATCCTCCGACGTCCGCGATGTGCTCAACCTCCCCGATGGCGCTGCCGGTGGCCCTCGCCcctccaagaagcagaagatcTCGGCGCCACGTCCCAATCTCAAAGGCCTTGCGCGCGAGGTTCACAATCTAGGCGGCGATAATCCCATCGCCATTGTTCCAGAGGTCACACAGTTTAAGAAGCGCCGCTTTGCTAGCCGCAAGCCGGTCGCACGATGGGAGCTGAGGCCGTTCCAGAATTCTGGGAGGACAGATGCAAGTCTGACCTTGAGGCATTGGAGGAGAGTTGAGGAGGGAAAGCAGCCTTCATCTACAGTGGGGGGTGGTGAGGGGcaggctggagaagatgatgtgCCTGGAtcaaagggagaagaggagattgaagattcGTCATATGCCAAGTATAACGTTCAAGTCTCGGTGCCTCAGTACAGCGATGACCAATATCATCAAGTCCTGGAGAATCCTGACTGGACCAAAGAGGAGACGGATTACTTGATGGGACTAGTGCGCGACTTTGATATAAGATGGCCCCTTATATGGGATCGTTACGAATGGAGCCCGCCAGCTACCAACGGagaggctgatgctgatggcgaCGAGAGTAAGGCTATCGTCCCAGCTACCCGATCTCGATCAATGGAAGACCTGAAGGCGAGATACTACGAGGTGGCATCAAGAATGATGGCCGTTCAAAAGCCTGTCCAATACATGACACAGCCTGAGTTTGCGCTGCACGAGCTGATGGCTCATTTCAACCCTCAGCAGGAAAAGTTGCGCAAGGATTTCGCGCTCAATTCCTTTGGGCGATCCCGCGAAGAAGCTCGCGAAGAGGAGTCGTTACTACTAGAGATCAAACGGATATTGGCTCGAAGCGATAGATTCAACGAAGAACGGAGGGAGCTGTATAACCGCCTTGATTACCCCCATGCGGAGCAAGACATCAATACCTTCAAATCATCGACGGGCCTGCAGACATTGCTTCAAAACTTGATGACTGCTGATAAATCCAAGAAGCGAAAGTCAATCATGGGTGGCGAGGCACCTACAACCTCTGGCCAACCTACACCACAACAGGCAGCTCCAGAGACTGCTAGGCGTGATAGTGCCGCGGCTTCTACTGGTCCACGAGACTCTGCGCCAGCGGCGGCACCTGCTCCTGGCAACAAGAAggctcaacagcagcagcaacagcagcagcagcagcaacaacaagccCAACAAGCCCAACAACAACAGTCTCAACCACAAGAGCGCAAGAAGCTTACTGAACAAGAGGAGATCATCTACGGAGTTACACACCATGAACGCTTAGGCTCTGGTCCTACATTCCGGACAGAAAAGAtcaacaagctcttctctcacAAATCAAACCAGCAGCAACTGCGTATCACCAATACCCTCAACGAGCTGGATGTTCCTGCTAAGCTGGCCATGCCTACAGCGGCAACGACCCACGCATTCGAACAGCTTCTGGCGTCTGTTAATAGCCTTCTCGACGCTCGTAAAGTAACGGATAAGATTGACGCGGAGatcaagctggagctggccaagaaggcggaGCGCGAAAAGGCTGCCGgtctccaagaagaagccgagaaaGCGGAGGAcgccgatggcgatgccaaggacgacacggctgctgcagatgaaccttccaaggaagaagacaacCAAGGCACCACTGAGGGAGCTGATCCCGCAGACGAGGAAAAGGGCGACGGTGAGGACGCCGTGCCGTCTGACGAAGCGGCAGCCCAGCCGTCTGTGGAACAGGACGACGATGATAACGACAACGCGGCGgacaatggcaaagatgaagagctagAGAGTGCAGCTCCTAAACGAAGTGCTAGTGTATTGAGCAACACAAGCGATAAAGCTGCaaagagacagaagaaaTGA
- a CDS encoding uncharacterized protein (SECRETED:SignalP(1-16)~TransMembrane:1 (n4-11c16/17o187-207i)): MRSLFSLATFVAAAQALYFYVDGGTPKCFYEELPKDTLVVGHYSAEEWDDRANMWQQHQGISIYITVEEIFDNNHRVVSQRGTSSGRFTFSAADAGDHKICFMPSSSSGRTGWLSMSNPNGGIKLRLDMVIGETSQIQSDDKDKLNDITTRVKDLNARLNDIRREQVFQREREAEFRDQSESTNARVIRWIIIQLVILGATCAWQLSHLRSFFIKQKLT; this comes from the exons ATGAGGTCCCTATTTTCTCTCGCAACCTTTGTGGCTGCGGCGCAGGCCCTGTACTTCTACGTCGACGGAGGCACTCCCAAGTGTTTCTATGAGGAGCTCCCCAAGGACACGCTCGTCGTGGGCCACTACTCCGCCGAGGAGTGGGATGACAGGGCGAACAtgtggcagcagcaccagggCATCAGCATCTACATTACTGTCGAG GAAATCTTCGACAACAACCACCGTGTCGTCTCCCAGCGAGGCACCTCCTCCGGCCGCTTCACCTTCtccgccgccgacgccgGCGACCACAAGATCTGCTTCATgccctcctccagcagcggcCGCACGGGCTGGCTCTCCATGTCTAACCCCAACGGCGGCATCAAGCTGCGCCTCGACATGGTGATTGGCGAAACCAGCCAGATTCAGAGCGACGACAAGGACAAGCTGAACGACATCACCACTCGCGTCAAGGACCTCAATGCTAGATTAAACGACATTCGCAGGGAGCAAGTTTTCCAGAGA GAGCGAGAGGCCGAATTCAGAGATCAATCCGAGTCTACCAACGCCCGCGTCATTCGATGGATCATCATTCAgctcgtcatcctcggcgccacCTGCGCTTGGCAACTCTCTCATCTGCGTTCGTTCTTTATTAAGCAGAAGCTTACttga
- a CDS encoding uncharacterized protein (EggNog:ENOG41), translating to MSAAPMVRAALLKCRCLRISSSSMTLLRPTFQFAARTSLRQLSSAAQAVSLNDVRPFESDNASQRPQYLTSYLNPQETIDISANSAAVSDVTNSRAVSDMPHSKHRKNRLVGKEIQQDRSASNKSRLPKRNPKPESHDAPEKPYFVGKRRYMITNNRINRFSRSNARNTEQLSPVDEKSRMAYRELQNLRGMHSQWGYIRHQYPTSELQSARKAFTFWKTKFWKVSRPDKPEVPKVPWPWRDNAKWLFGLSDARSMQQAWKSLDIESRRKQWPVLMLSTLDLCPEKAHAVLEATLDPLPPGYAINDVLLFIAQRLRISSIRNVRERTVKAEEMVEIVAKVLEDAPAGHVPLGQRTAGLLASKLPSDQASELYNMLQRANVKLHPNTQLQFAGKLAEEMAHKDAAFEILKGLAESGVDLNAPSPSSTITTLLHCRITHGGLSEEKPAFSPKDALEYFMVKGFVPNVINATAFLDSLCQQAEVDEAIRLALLFSESGVQLDAKAWSTIFRGAKGSLKVENVAKGLEVAKVANVPYVDVLNNALHTVFYFAEMESREKSFSTPWVYPLFGPMLRAYAKKFELEPLQWWLPDSLPLILTQTTGNDGEKFDSSRPRRWEFLHTIVPLTEKFFSTPNVGPKLQPNPTTIAIMLRAYIKTLQHPYDLMAFYVFFKARLEEHKDFAAQLIKDQGSLVHDTIIMTMMERRGLSRPALQVFGDMLKDHVQRSVSKAAEGGDSEANDGQNRAIPVHPPPGLCTFSILVRGLLNGGDRILAEQVIQVMKEQNVDPNLVTWNTLTKGYAKMQNINKTVSTLQDMEAAGFKPDLFTFKAFGKLKNQGRALEMMEGIIDTNRQKMAGEDLYE from the coding sequence ATGTCTGCGGCACCCATGGTTCGCGCCGCCTTGCTGAAATGCAGGTGCTTGAGGATATCTTCCTCGTCTATGACTCTCCTCCGACCTACCTTTCAGTTCGCCGCAAGAACTTCGCTACGACAATTGAGTTCTGCAGCGCAAGCTGTATCGCTCAACGATGTCCGACCATTCGAAAGCGACAATGCATCTCAACGGCCGCAATATCTCACCTCCTATCTGAATCCGCAAGAGACGATCGACATATCTGCCAATTCTGCAGCAGTCAGCGACGTAACGAACAGTCGTGCTGTTTCGGACATGCCACATTCGAAGCACCGAAAAAATCGACTAGTTGGAAAGGAGATTCAGCAAGATCGATCGGCGTCGAACAAGTCCAGGCTTCCCAAGCGAAACCCGAAACCCGAGTCCCATGATGCTCCGGAAAAGCCTTATTTTGTCGGAAAGAGGCGTTATATGATCACCAATAACAGGATCAATCGCTTTTCTAGATCCAATGCTCGGAATACCGAACAACTTTCCCCTGTAGACGAAAAATCACGAATGGCATATAGAGAGCTGCAGAATTTGCGAGGAATGCACTCGCAATGGGGCTACATTCGACATCAGTATCCTACTTCTGAGCTCCAGTCTGCCCGGAAAGCCTTTACATTTTGGAAGACCAAATTTTGGAAAGTCTCGAGACCAGACAAGCCAGAAGTGCCAAAAGTGCCCTGGCCTTGGCGAGATAATGCAAAGTGGCTCTTTGGACTCAGCGATGCCCGTAGTATGCAGCAGGCATGGAAGAGTCTCGATATAGAAAGCCGCCGCAAGCAGTGGCCTGTACTTATGCTTTCGACCTTGGACCTCTGCCCTGAAAAGGCACATGCGGTGCTGGAGGCTACTCTGGACCCTTTACCGCCTGGGTACGCCATTAACGATGTGCTTCTGTTCATTGCGCAACGCTTGCGCATTAGCAGCATTAGAAATGTTCGCGAGCGAACTGTCAAGGCAGAAGAAATGGTGGAGATTGTGGCCAAAGTCCTCGAAGATGCCCCTGCTGGCCATGTGCCCCTTGGCCAGCGAACAGCTGGTCTTCTTGCAAGCAAGCTACCAAGTGACCAAGCTAGTGAGCTATACAATATGTTGCAGAGGGCCAATGTCAAGCTACATCCAAATACCCAACTGCAGTTTGCTGGAAAgctggcggaggagatggCACATAAAGATGCTGCATTTGAGATCCTTAAAGGACTTGCCGAGAGTGGAGTCGATCTCAATGCACCCAGCCCTTCGAGTACCATCACTACGCTGTTGCATTGCCGGATCACACATGGCGGCTTGTCAGAAGAAAAGCCGGCCTTTTCGCCCAAGGATGCCCTAGAGTACTTCATGGTCAAAGGCTTTGTACCCAACGTCATCAATGCAACGGCCTTTCTCGATTCTCTATGCCAGCAGGCAGAAGTTGACGAGGCCATCCGGCTTGCCTTGCTGTTCTCCGAGTCTGGCGTTCAGCTGGATGCAAAAGCCTGGTCAACCATCTTCAGAGGTGCCAAAGGGAGCCTCAAGGTAGAGAATGTGGCCAAAGGCCTTGAAGTTGCCAAAGTAGCCAACGTCCCTTATGTGGATGTGCTCAACAATGCACTTCACACCGTGTTCTATTTCGCAGAGATGGAATCCCGCGAGAAGAGTTTCTCCACACCCTGGGTCTATCCATTGTTTGGGCCGATGCTGCGAGCATACGCAAAGAAATTCGAACTGGAGCCTTTGCAGTGGTGGCTTCCCGACTCTTTGCCTCTGATACTAACCCAGACGACGGGCAATGACGGAGAGAAATTTGACAGTAGCCGCCCGCGACGGTGGGAGTTTCTACACACGATAGTCCCTCTTACTGAAAAGTTCTTTTCCACCCCGAATGTCGGGCCGAAACTACAACCTAATCCAACAACCATAGCCATTATGCTCAGGGCCTACATTAAGACTCTGCAACACCCTTACGATCTTATGGCCTTCTATGTCTTTTTCAAGGCTCGGCTTGAGGAACACAAAGATTTTGCCGCTCAGCTGATCAAGGATCAAGGCAGCTTAGTTCATGATACTATAATCATGACTATGATGGAAAGACGAGGACTATCCCGGCCTGCGCTACAAGTTTTCGGAGACATGCTCAAAGATCATGTACAGAGAAGCGTGTCAAAGGCTGCGGAGGGAGGTGACTCTGAGGCGAATGATGGTCAAAACAGAGCCATTCCTGTCCATCCACCTCCAGGTCTATGCACATTCAGCATCCTTGTGCGCGGTCTACTAAACGGTGGAGATCGAATTCTGGCGGAGCAAGTCATCCAGGTTATGAAGGAGCAGAATGTCGACCCTAACCTCGTGACGTGGAATACCTTGACCAAGGGATATGCGAAGATGCAAAATATCAACAAGACAGTGTCTACTTTGCAGGACATGGAGGCGGCAGGCTTCAAGCCTGACCTATTTACTTTCAAGGCGTTTGGAAAACTGAAGAACCAGGGCCGGGCATTAGAGATGATGGAAGGCATCATCGACACGAATAGACAAAAGATGGCAGGCGAGGATTTGTATGAGTAA